One Eurosta solidaginis isolate ZX-2024a chromosome 5, ASM4086904v1, whole genome shotgun sequence DNA segment encodes these proteins:
- the LOC137233820 gene encoding DENN domain-containing protein Crag-like, with amino-acid sequence MKTQMFIRFIEERSFASDCDHGLSFFDECAEQVGAHDDTPSDVRLVDWESGQNSERTKYIFPPDSVGPKQDSPNAVYNYAKFTLNPSLLKTTKRSALSHFLQQQSNGSLAPGSPIARRAKHEVKLSQKMARRCQMHPEAWSKYLLATCYSLYFLILSSMLNDTRQPGKEHGTLRTAYDMLVRASQLNITCDELCYRIMMQLCGIHNLPVLAVRLHYLMKRSGVQANALTYGFYNRCVLESEWPSDSTTLSQLRWRRINNVVFGAAHFRRVGKRRSAKKTLSASCENNLSTLATVDVTSRTSLNSSTSSHLDRGAGDANFSGATLLDFSAFDKWGRMQI; translated from the exons ATGAAAACACAAATGTTTATACGCTTTATTGAAGAGCGCTCCTTCGCATCAGATTGTGATCATGGACTTTCATTTTTCGACGAATGCGCCGAACAGGTAGGCGCCCATGATGATACACCATCAGATGTGCGTTTAGTTGATTGGGAATCCGGACAAAATAGCGAACGTACCAAGTACATATTTCCACCCGATAGTGTTGGGCCGAAGCAAG ACAGTCCAAACGCTGTATATAACTATGCTAAATTCACACTAAATCCCAGTCTCTTGAAAACGACGAAGAGGAGCGCGTTGTCCCACTTTTTGCAACAGCAAAGTAATGGTTCACTCGCACCTGGATCGCCAATTGCACGCCGCGCAAAGCACGAAGTCAAACTTTCGCAGAAGATGGCACGCCGCTGTCAAATGCATCCAGAGGCATGGTCAAAATATTTACTAGCCACTTGCTACTCTCTTTACTTTCTCATCCTATCGTCAATGCTGAATGATACACGTCAGCCGGGTAAAGAGCATGGCACCTTGCGTACCGCATATGATATGCTAGTGCGTGCATCACAGCTGAATATTACCTGTGATGAGCTTTGTTATCGCATTATGATGCAATTGTGTGGTATTCATAATTTGCCGGTACTAGCCGTTCGTCTGCATTATCTGATGAAGCGCTCTGGGGTACAGGCGAATGCACTCACTTATGGCTTTTACAATCGTTGTGTACTTGAGTCCGAATGGCCTAGTGATAGCACAACACTCAGTCAGTTGCGTTGGCGTCGAATTAATAATGTTGTTTTCGGCGCAGCGCACTTCAGGCGCGTTGGAAAAAGACGTTCTGCTAAAAAAACCCTGTCAGCGTCGTGTGAAAATAATTTGAGTACGTTAGCAACGGTAGATGTTACATCGCGCACTAGCTTGAATTCATCAACATCTTCACATTTAGATCGTGGTGCTGGTGATGCTAATTTCTCCGGTGCAACTCTATTGGATTTCTCAGCATTTGATAAGTGGGGGAGGATGCAGATTTGA